In Flavobacterium gelatinilyticum, a genomic segment contains:
- a CDS encoding DUF2339 domain-containing protein: MESFLLVGLFFFLIYLLNNIKSRFDNLEDHIQKLNKKIDLLKPTEKPVEKPVTSPIITPKEEIKPERPVITEPSVILPKKEETPEIKAEKPVFSMESKPAPVFQETVRKPIVPAEPQKSFWENFKEKNPDLEKFIGENLINKIGILILVLGISYFVKYAIDKDWINEPARVGIGILCGVLVMGVAHKLRKSYAAFSSVIVAGAIAIFYFTIGIAFHDYHLFNQTAAFSIMVIITAFSALISLSYNRIELAVLSLIGGFAVPFMVSTGEGNYVVLFTYIGILNVGILALAYHKKWNLVNILSYIFTVLLYGGWLSQELQADKPHYLGALIFGFVFYFIFILMNIINNIRTKGEFSTAQLTILASNTFLFYAAGMSILHLYHPELRGLFTTAIALLNLTYAWFLYKKFGLDKRAVYLLIGLTLTFITLAIPIQFEGNYITLFWAAEAVLLLWLSQKSKISSYRFGSVIVHGLMLISLIMDWNKYYNGDEILNIVINSIFTTGLFAAASLFAVWFLLKKESESVELYQFRFNPEKYRNFIIQAGFLISYLAGLFEVIYQSNYAIENSSSAAALPVVYHLLFSAVLAGFLAKKKTDTGYQGAALIALINIILFAFWFSYYAFNEHEDIIIFGSGQPIAFYLHYISLLITIYLGYLVYKINSKKTVFSFFSKKSFVWAASFIIVYIASSELMLHGFKFLNSPVTAAQIQQTDMFKIDKLNTNYIRETLAEDNIEMARIKIIKTGFPVLWGILAFVFLIIGIKKQNKSLRIIALSLLGLTILKLFIYDISNISETGKIISFILLGILILIISFVYQKIKVLVIDENKPESNETN; encoded by the coding sequence ATGGAAAGCTTTCTTTTAGTCGGATTATTTTTTTTCTTAATTTACCTTCTGAACAACATAAAAAGTCGTTTCGACAATCTCGAAGACCATATTCAAAAGCTCAATAAAAAAATAGATCTGCTAAAACCAACCGAAAAACCTGTAGAAAAACCGGTAACTTCTCCTATAATTACTCCAAAAGAAGAAATTAAACCCGAGAGACCCGTAATAACAGAACCTTCTGTCATCTTACCTAAAAAAGAAGAAACCCCGGAAATAAAAGCAGAAAAACCTGTTTTTTCTATGGAATCAAAACCGGCTCCTGTTTTTCAGGAAACGGTGCGAAAACCAATTGTACCTGCTGAACCACAAAAATCATTCTGGGAAAACTTCAAAGAAAAAAATCCGGACCTCGAGAAATTTATCGGTGAAAACCTAATCAATAAAATTGGTATTTTAATTCTGGTATTAGGAATCAGTTATTTTGTAAAATACGCAATCGACAAAGATTGGATTAACGAGCCTGCACGTGTTGGCATTGGGATTCTTTGCGGTGTTTTGGTTATGGGAGTTGCTCACAAACTGCGTAAAAGTTATGCAGCATTCAGCTCAGTAATTGTAGCAGGTGCGATTGCCATTTTTTATTTCACAATTGGAATTGCTTTTCATGATTATCATTTATTTAATCAAACCGCTGCTTTTAGCATAATGGTTATCATTACAGCTTTCAGTGCTTTGATATCTTTATCTTATAACCGAATTGAACTGGCTGTTCTTTCCCTGATAGGAGGCTTTGCCGTTCCTTTTATGGTCAGCACCGGAGAAGGAAATTATGTGGTATTGTTTACCTACATCGGAATCCTCAATGTTGGTATTTTAGCATTGGCTTATCACAAAAAATGGAATCTGGTTAACATCTTATCATACATTTTTACCGTTTTGTTGTACGGCGGATGGCTTTCGCAGGAATTACAAGCTGACAAACCCCATTATCTTGGAGCTTTAATTTTTGGATTTGTTTTCTATTTCATTTTTATCCTGATGAACATCATCAATAATATAAGAACAAAAGGAGAATTCTCTACTGCGCAATTAACTATATTAGCCAGCAACACCTTTTTGTTTTATGCTGCCGGAATGTCTATTTTACATCTTTATCATCCGGAATTAAGAGGACTTTTTACAACCGCAATCGCCTTACTCAATCTTACTTATGCCTGGTTTTTATATAAAAAATTCGGTTTGGATAAAAGAGCGGTTTATCTTCTTATTGGATTAACACTGACATTCATTACACTGGCAATTCCTATTCAGTTTGAAGGCAATTATATTACGTTGTTCTGGGCAGCAGAAGCTGTTTTGTTATTATGGCTTTCGCAAAAATCAAAAATCAGCAGTTACAGATTTGGTTCTGTAATTGTACACGGTTTAATGCTTATCAGCCTTATAATGGACTGGAACAAATATTACAATGGAGATGAGATCTTAAATATTGTAATCAATTCAATATTCACAACCGGATTATTCGCAGCGGCTTCATTGTTTGCTGTTTGGTTTTTATTAAAGAAGGAGAGCGAAAGCGTCGAACTTTACCAATTCAGGTTTAATCCTGAAAAATATAGAAATTTCATTATTCAGGCAGGCTTTCTAATTAGTTATTTAGCAGGATTGTTTGAAGTCATTTACCAATCTAATTACGCAATAGAAAATTCAAGTTCTGCAGCGGCACTTCCTGTTGTATATCATTTGCTATTCTCGGCTGTACTGGCAGGATTTTTAGCAAAAAAGAAAACCGACACAGGATATCAGGGTGCTGCACTAATTGCTTTAATCAATATTATTCTGTTTGCATTCTGGTTCAGTTATTATGCTTTTAATGAACATGAAGACATTATAATCTTTGGCAGCGGACAGCCAATCGCTTTCTATCTTCATTATATTTCACTTCTTATTACTATTTACTTGGGGTATTTAGTGTATAAGATAAATTCTAAAAAAACCGTTTTCTCCTTCTTCAGCAAAAAGAGTTTTGTCTGGGCAGCTTCTTTTATAATCGTATATATTGCCAGCAGTGAGTTGATGCTTCATGGTTTTAAGTTTTTAAATTCACCTGTTACAGCAGCTCAGATTCAGCAGACGGATATGTTTAAAATTGACAAACTCAATACAAATTACATTCGCGAGACATTGGCAGAAGACAATATCGAAATGGCAAGAATAAAAATAATCAAAACCGGATTCCCGGTACTGTGGGGAATCCTGGCTTTTGTGTTTTTAATTATCGGAATAAAAAAACAAAACAAATCACTGCGAATTATTGCCTTATCGTTATTAGGTTTAACCATCCTGAAATTATTTATATACGACATAAGCAACATTTCTGAAACCGGAAAAATAATCTCGTTTATTCTTTTAGGAATTTTAATCCTGATTATTTCATTCGTATACCAAAAAATTAAAGTCTTAGTTATAGACGAAAACAAACCTGAATCAAATGAAACCAACTAA
- the trxB gene encoding thioredoxin-disulfide reductase, with protein sequence MSDTIEKIKCLIIGSGPAGYTAAIYAARANMNPVLYQGMQPGGQLTTTNEVENFPGYVDGVTGPEMMIQLQEQAKRFGADIRDGWATKVDFSGGVHKVWINDSIELHCETVIISTGASAKYLGLPSEQHYLNMGGGVSACAVCDGFFYRNQDVVIVGAGDSACEEAHYLSKLCKKVTMLVRSEKFRASKIMEERVRKTENIEILMNHDTVEVLGDNNVVHAIKALNKTTGEVIEIPATGFFVAIGHKPNTDIFKDYITLDETGYIVNTPGTSKTNVEGVFVAGDAADHVYRQAITAAGTGCMAALDAERYLASKE encoded by the coding sequence ATGTCAGATACAATCGAAAAAATTAAATGCCTTATTATAGGTTCTGGTCCTGCAGGGTATACTGCGGCTATTTATGCAGCCAGAGCAAATATGAATCCGGTTTTATACCAGGGGATGCAGCCAGGAGGCCAGTTAACTACCACTAATGAAGTAGAAAATTTTCCGGGATACGTTGATGGTGTTACAGGGCCGGAAATGATGATTCAGTTACAGGAGCAGGCAAAACGCTTTGGTGCTGATATTCGTGACGGCTGGGCTACAAAAGTTGATTTTTCAGGCGGAGTTCATAAAGTATGGATCAACGATTCAATTGAATTACACTGCGAAACTGTTATTATTTCTACAGGTGCTTCGGCTAAATATTTAGGATTACCATCAGAACAGCATTATTTAAATATGGGCGGGGGAGTTTCTGCCTGCGCCGTTTGCGACGGATTCTTCTATCGCAATCAGGATGTAGTAATTGTTGGAGCAGGAGATTCTGCCTGCGAAGAGGCGCATTACTTATCTAAACTTTGTAAAAAAGTAACGATGCTGGTAAGAAGCGAGAAATTCAGAGCTTCTAAAATCATGGAAGAACGTGTTCGCAAAACAGAAAACATCGAAATTTTAATGAACCACGATACTGTTGAAGTTCTTGGAGATAATAATGTGGTGCATGCTATTAAAGCCTTAAACAAAACTACAGGTGAAGTTATCGAAATTCCGGCAACAGGTTTCTTCGTAGCTATTGGCCACAAACCAAATACGGATATCTTTAAAGATTATATCACATTAGATGAAACAGGTTATATCGTAAACACTCCTGGAACTTCTAAAACAAATGTTGAGGGTGTTTTTGTAGCAGGAGACGCAGCAGATCACGTATACCGTCAGGCAATTACTGCTGCAGGTACAGGATGTATGGCTGCTCTTGACGCTGAAAGATATTTGGCTTCTAAGGAGTAA
- a CDS encoding GIN domain-containing protein, whose amino-acid sequence MMRKNTALLLLLLVTTLTFAQKREKVKGSKNVTTSIKDVGSFDGLEADDNLEVYLEKGEKNEIKIEADDNLHDIIAFDLREKTLRIYTAKESTIFKKLAVRVTYTGSLNKVISKNEAKIYAIQEIQLDDITFNSFDYSRLYLNVNSKKFSLIADDKSKTELNLKADEGNLQLSKNSSIKSLVSATKFKCDLYQKSTAAIEGITEKATIRLDNNSIFTGTKFTMKEANITAENSSVGSVLVEIAASIAASDKSELSLYGSPKIELTRFSEEAKLFKKIK is encoded by the coding sequence TTAACTTTCGCTCAGAAAAGAGAAAAAGTAAAAGGATCTAAAAATGTAACTACATCTATTAAAGACGTAGGAAGTTTTGACGGTCTCGAAGCAGATGACAATTTAGAGGTTTATTTAGAAAAAGGAGAAAAAAACGAAATCAAAATCGAAGCCGATGATAACCTGCACGATATTATCGCATTTGATTTAAGAGAAAAAACGCTTCGTATTTATACCGCAAAAGAAAGCACTATTTTTAAAAAACTGGCTGTCCGTGTTACATATACAGGGTCACTGAATAAAGTAATTTCTAAAAATGAAGCAAAAATTTATGCCATTCAGGAAATTCAGCTGGACGATATTACATTTAACAGTTTTGACTATTCGAGATTGTACTTAAATGTAAACTCGAAAAAATTCAGCCTTATTGCCGATGATAAATCAAAAACAGAATTGAACTTAAAAGCAGATGAAGGAAATTTACAGTTAAGTAAAAATTCATCTATCAAATCTTTGGTTTCTGCTACGAAATTTAAATGCGATTTATACCAAAAATCTACCGCTGCTATTGAAGGAATTACCGAAAAAGCTACTATTCGTTTAGATAACAATTCAATATTTACAGGAACAAAATTTACAATGAAAGAAGCAAACATTACAGCCGAAAATTCTTCTGTTGGCAGTGTTTTAGTAGAAATCGCAGCATCGATTGCCGCGAGTGATAAATCAGAACTTTCATTATACGGAAGTCCTAAAATAGAACTAACCCGTTTTTCTGAAGAAGCTAAGCTGTTTAAGAAGATTAAATAG